A DNA window from Bos mutus isolate GX-2022 chromosome 11, NWIPB_WYAK_1.1, whole genome shotgun sequence contains the following coding sequences:
- the SEMA4F gene encoding semaphorin-4F isoform X3 produces MPGSVARLLPRLRPSRTSPLFLLLLLALLRGPVCGRVPHSVPRTSLPISGGALYAATVKNYLGTEPIISRAVGRAEDWVRTETLPSWLNAPAFVAAMALSPAEWGDEDGDDEIYFFFTEIARAFDSYERIKVPRVARVCAGDLGGRKTLQQRWTTFLKADLLCPGPEHGRASSVLQDVAILRPEGGAGTPVFYGIFSSQWEGAAISAVCSFRPQDIRTVLNGPFRELKHDCNRGLPVMDNDVPQPRPGECITNNMKLQQFGSSLFLPDRVLTFIRDHPLMDRPVFPADGRPLLVTTDTAYLRVVAHRVPSLSGKEYDVLYLGTEDGHLHRAVQIGAQLSVLEDLALFPEPQPVENMKLYQNWLLVGSRTEVTQVNTANCGRLQSCSECILARDPACAWSVRLAACVAHPGEHGGLVQDIESADVSSLCPEEPGEHPVVFEVPVAAAAHVVLPCSPSSAWASCVWRQPSGVTALTRRQEGLEVVISPGAMGAYACECQEGGAARVVAAYSLVWGTPRGPLSQAHTIGAGLAGFFLGVLAASLTLLLIGRHQQRQRQRELLARDKVGLDLGVPPSGTTSYSQDPPSPSPEDERLPLALAKRGSGFGGFPPPFLLDPCPSPAHIRLTGAPLATCDETSI; encoded by the exons GGGGCGCCCTCTACGCTGCCACTGTGAAGAACTACCTGGGGACCGAGCCGATCATCTCTCGGGCTGTGGGTCGCGCTGAGGACTGGGTTCGGACAGAGACCTTGCCATCCTGGCTTAACG ccccagcctttGTTGCAGCCATGGCCTTGAGCCCAGCCGAGTGGGGGGATGAAGATGGAGACGATGAGATCTACTTTTTCTTTACGGAGATTGCCCGAGCGTTTGATTCATACGAACGCATTAAAGTCCCGAGGGTGGCTCGTGTGTGTGCG GGCGATCTTGGGGGCCGGAAGACCCTCCAGCAGAGATGGACGACCTTTCTAAAGGCTGACCTGCTATGTCCAGGGCCTGAGCATGGCCGGGCCTCGAGTGTCCTGCAGGACGTGGCCATTCTTCGACCTGAGGGTGGAGCAGGGACACCTGTCTTTTACGGCATCTTTTCCTCCCAGTG GGAAGGGGCTGCCATCTCTGCTGTCTGTTCCTTCCGACCCCAAGATATTCGGACTGTGCTGAATGGTCCCTTCAGAGAGCTGAAACATGACTGCAACAGGGGACTGCCTGTCATGGACAATGACGTaccccagcccaggcctggaGAG TGCATCACCAACAACATGAAGCTCCAGCAGTTTGGCTCATCACTCTTCCTGCCTGACCGTGTGCTCACCTTCATCCGGGACCACCCGCTCATGGACAGGCCAGTGTTTCCAGCTGATGGCCGCCCCCTCCTGGTCACGACCGATACAGCCTATCTCAGAGTTGTGGCCCACAGGGTCCCTAGCCTCTCAGGGAAAGAGTATGATGTGCTCTATCTGGGGACAG AGGACGGACACCTCCACCGAGCAGTGCAGATTGGAGCCCAGCTGAGTGTCCTTGAGGATCTGGCCTTATTCCCAGAGCCTCAGCCAGTTGAGAATATGAAGTTATACCAA AACTGGCTCTTGGTTGGCTCCCGTACTGAGGTGACACAAGTGAATACAGCCAACTGTGGCCGTCTGCAGAGCTGCTCAGAGTGCATTTTGGCCCGAGACCCTGCCTGTGCCTGGAGCGTTCGGCTAGCTGCGTGTGTGGCCCACCCTGGAGAGCACGGAGG gCTGGTTCAAGACATAGAGTCAGCGGATGTCTCTTCTTTGTGTCCTGAAGAGCCTGGAG AACACCCGGTGGTGTTTGAAGTTCCTGTGGCTGCAGCTGCACATGTGGTCTTGCCGTGTTCCCCAAGCTCAGCCTGGGCATCCTGCGTGTGGCGCCAGCCCAGCGGAGTGACTGCACTCACCCGCCGGCAGGAGGGGCTAGAAGTGGTGATATCCCCAGGGGCCATGGGTGCTTATGCCTGTGAGTGTCAGGAGGGTGGGGCAGCCCGCGTGGTGGCTGCTTACAGCTTGGTGTGGGGCACCCCGCGGGGCCCCTTGAGCCAGGCTCACACAATAGGGGCTGGACTAGCAGGCTTCTTCCTGGGAGTTCTTGCAGCATCCCTGACTCTCCTCCTGATTGGTCGGCATCAGCAGCGACAGCGACAAAGGGAACTTCTGGCTAGAGACAAGGTGGGCTTGGACCTAGGGGTCCCACCGTCTGGTACCACAAGCTACAGCCAGgatcctccctctccctctcccgaaGATGAGCGGCTGCCCCTGGCCCTGGCCAAGAGGGGCAGTGGCTTTGGTGGCTTCCCTCCACCCTTTCTACTTGATCCTTGCCCAAGCCCAGCCCACATTCGGCTAACTGGGGCTCCTCTAGCCACCTGTGATGAGACGTCCATCTAG